The DNA segment GCAACAAAGACACAGGGTCCTATGCAGGATCTGTGCCTTGTTTGCAATCGCGATATTGTTGGCGCATTTTCCCCGTCAAAACCAGCGTTGCAGAACAGACGGCTGGTTTCATCCGCGGGCGATACATTCACTACATCGTGCCGCCGTGGGTACGGATCGGTGACATATGGCTTGGCTGATCCAAGTGCCAGAATCGCTCCCACTCTTCGACCAGCATTCGCAAGTCTTCCGAAGTGTAAAGCAACTGCTGGACCCGTCGCTCTGGACGAGGCGAGTAGATCGGCAGGAAACAGCCGGTGGTCGACGTCAAGCAGACGGCCAGTAAGCAAATTTGTAACAATCGACGCATCGTTCGTTCCTCCGTGAACGGTCGGCAGTCTCTTCGACTAAGTTGATTCGGGGGGATTGGGGAACGGGGTCGATTTCGTGATTTCGCTTTCTTTAGCGGCCAAGAGGTCCGCTGCTTCGGCTAAATCACGAACTCGTTGTTCCATTTCCTTGCCGGGTTTGAAGGTGACCACGTACTTTTCAGCGACTTCGACTTGATGGCCTGTCCGCGGGTTTCTGGCTTTGCGAGCCGCCCGCTTCTTAACCTCGAAGACTCCAAAATTACGCAGTTCAATCCTTCGCTCTCGGACCAATGTGTCGACGATTCCGTCAAAGGTCTTTTGGACAATCACCTTCGTTTGTTGTTGGGTCAGCCCAACCTCTTCGGAAATCGTACGGACGATATCTTTTTTTGTCACAGCCTACTCTCCGAGACGACGCTCGTTGCGTTGTAAACCCTTCCCGCTTCACAACTTAGTTGCTTCGAAGTCTAGGTCGCCACAACACGATCGTCAAGGTCGCCCGCGGTTCGTTCCCCGCGGTAACCCCCTTTGGAGAGTGGACCGATACAAACGATATCGTCGCTACAGTCGTCAAACTTGACCAAATTCATCGGAACCTGGAAAACAATTCCTTTTTCCTTCAATGGCAAGGAGAACTTCGCGTGCCACTTGTAAAACCTGCCGAGCGGCCGCCTGCTGGCGGGCAATTCGATCCATGGGAGCCAAGACGTGCCGGCTTACCTGATTCCTAGCCCTTGGCGGTTGCTCCGGACCTTCCTCGACGGAGGAACCAACCAAACGCTCCGACAACGCCACCCCTATATAAAGGCAGCCATCAAGTGCCTCAGGAGCTCCAGGGCCCAGGTGCCCGGTGATCGATACCGCTAGATCGGCTTCAGCGGTCTTTGCCAAGACTCCGCTAGCCATCTGCAGGGCAACCTCTGCACAGACCGCTGTTTCCAAAGCCATTTGCTTTTCAGAAACCCCCAGCCAAGCCGCTTTGGTCGCTTCGCGGTAGGTGACTGCCGACCCGCACAAATAGTTAGAAATTCCGGGTATCGCAGCCAGAGTCGCCGACACAAGCCCGGCGGTGCAGCTTTCAGCAAATACGATTTTCGCATTCCGCTGAGCGAGAATCGTCGCTAAAGCTTGAGCGGCTTCGTTCATCGTGAAGAGTCCTCATGGGTGGCTTCCGAACGACTATCGAGCCGTTGTCGGAGCACGCCAAGGGAGGTTTGCGTTCGACGCGGTCGCCGGAGCGGGATTGGTCGTCGGATAGTTCTGTACCGATCCTGGTGAAGCTTGGACCGGCACCGATTGTGGCAATGTCGACCGAGCCATCGTTGGCTGGATGTTCGCAGACGGGGAGACCCCCGAACCGACAACGTTCCAACTATCGGTCGCAGCATTCCCGGGAGGAGCTGGCAACGTCTGGTTCGCCTGAGCGTTTGCGTAAGCGCCAACGGTGTTCGGCTGCCAAGGCTGTGCATTCGCAAGGGCTGGATTAACAGGAACCAGAGGAGCCCCCGGGGTCACCGCAGGCTGAGCCGCATAGGCTTGCTGGCCGGCGGGAGTCAGATCGTTGACTGGCATTCCTCGCAACTGCGGCCCGAAGGAACTGGTCGCTACGGCGTTCGAATCCATCTGTGCATAGCCCGCCTGTTGGACGGCAAGCGGCGGACTTGCAACCTGCGGCGGCAACGCCGCATTCGCCATGGCATAATTATTTACATTCCCAAGGGGGTTTGCATTTCCCTGCATCGATGGAACAAATCCGTTCGTCGTATGGGTTTGCAGACCGGGCAGGGTCGGACTGTTTTGCAAATTTGATTGTGCGATCAAATCGCTGGTCGGCATCCCGGCAAAGGACTGCGGCGATTGCGGCGGTGCGTTTTGCACATAGGGATTCTGCCCCCCAACGCTACCGGTTTGCGGCGGAGGGACACGTGTCGAACCTACCAACGGATTGGTCGGGAGCGCCACCTGGGAACCTCCTTGCTTACAGCCGAGGGAGACCACCAAACAACCTAGCACAGCCCAATGAAGGGAATGCCAGAGGCGATGGGGGATTGCGGTTCGGATCTTAACTGGATTCATTGGAGGGCCTTACGAACTAGCGCCTTGATGCTTTCAGAAAGTTTCTTAGCATTTCACAGGCTGGGGTCGAAAGAGCAACTTTCGGTGACCTTTAATAAATCTCTAATTTTCTTCCCAGAAAATTGAACTGTCTTTTACTTAGAAACGTGAAACCATGCGTGCTGCGAATTGTTTGCGACCTGTCGAAATCAATCGTCAGAGCTGGGGCCAAGCCCCCGGCCGAGTCCTCTACCAAAGCGGCGAAACGGTGGTCCTCTGCACCGCATCGGTGCAGAGCCGCGTTCCCGATTGGATGGTCGGAAAAGGAAAAGGCTGGGTCACCGCCGAATACAACATGCTGCCGCACAGCACCGGATCGCGGAAGAATCGTGACCGCAGTGGCAAAGTCGATGGGCGGACCACCGAAATCCAACGTCTGATCGGTCGCTCCCTGCGAGCCATTGTCGATCTGGAAGCCTTGGGCGAGCACATGATCACGGTCGACTGCGATGTCCTGCAAGCCGACGGCGGGACTCGAACCGCCGCGATTACCGGCGGCTATATCGCCTTGGTCGATGCGATTCGGTCCGTTCTTCCCGAAGCCCAAATCGGGACGCCGCCGGTTATCGATTCCGTTGCCGCGGTCAGCGTTGGCGTCGTCGACAACGAAATCGTCTTAGACCTGGACTATCCACTCGATTTTGCCGCCCAGGTCGACATGAACGTCGTGATGACCGGCAGTGGACGTTTTGTGGAAATCCAAGGAACGGGCGAAGAAGCGACTTTCGACGACGACCAACTTGCCGCCATGCTGAAATTGGCTCGCAGTGGGATCGCCGAACTAACCGAACGCCAGCGAACGGCACTGGCGAACTGATTCGAGAGGCACGTCGATACGTTCATGGCGATGCCGCCGCCCCCAACCGCCTAGACTCCGCTTTGTTTCGCTACTCGGATTCGGATGTCGTCAGCTGGTATACCCCGGCGGACACGCCCCGTTCTTCGTGGTTAAAAACGGCAATAAAGAGCGCGTCGTCATGCGGCGTCAGGTAGTAGGGGACGATGCGGGGAGGGAGTCGATGACTGAGATCCTCCCAGGTTCCGTTTTTTAAGTCCTGCCACGTTTTAAAACGAATGAACTTGTTCTCGTCGCAATCGTTCCCTGCAGCGTAAGAAGGGCAGAAATACGATGTGGCGTACCAGTATCCATCAAAGAAATCCACATCGTTCAATACCAGGCCGGTCGACTTCCAACTTCCAGCCGGTGCATCTTTCTTCTTTTCGAAACTGTTGTGGACTTTGTACTCTTGCTTGCCAAAATCGACGACTTCAACCACAGCACCAGCACTTGACCCAATGACGTACAGCCTGCCGTCGACAATCGTCAGGGCGCGAGAATATCTAAAATTCGAAGGCAGATCCAGCACGCCCGCACTCTTGCCATCCTCCTTAAATCGAAACACCTGCCTACCATCTGGGTTGATCGAATAAAGCCAGCCGGTCGATTCATCAAACACGATGTCGTGCGGACGCACGAGCTTTACATCTGCCAGCGAACTCATGCTGTCTTGCACCTCGGCGACGGCAGGATCGCGAAAAGTGATTAGCCGGTGGTTTCCCGTGTCCGTCGCATAAAAAAGCTGATTGTGCGGATTGAAAACGACGGCATGGGCGTCTTTCAATCCATGGATGGCCGACTTGCGAAACGGCGACTTGGAATCGGTGCGATAAAACAGCGCATCGTTTGCGGTCACAATCTCGGTTTTGCCACTAAAGACAATATGCGTGCAAGCCGGGAACGAACCACTCGTCGGCGCATATTTCGCAATCTGAATGCCCTTCGGCATTTTTTTTTCTTCAGCAACGATCAGGCCTGCACTAAACAGCCAAACCATATTCAAAACGGCAAAAATCATTCGGTTCGTGTTCATGCGATATTGGAATCCTAGAGAGGGTGCGTTGGAAAGCTGGTATTAGACTAGTCGAAAGGTGGCCCCAGACACGGAGACACGGAGACACGGAGACACGGAGACACGGAGACACGGAGACACGGAGACACGGAGACAAGTTTATCCAACGCTGAAGCGGCTACGGATGCCCATTCGATATTTACGGATTAAGAAATCGGATGTTGGCTTTGAGGCTTGAACACCAGAATGGGCTGCGCGGAGTTGCGCCGCATGCCATCGACTTTCTTAGCGGAACGGCGCGAGCCGTCCGGCAATCGCATAGAAAACAGAATGTTTTTGCCGATCCGCTAAGAAATCCGCCCGCAGATGCCAAAGTAGATGGTCTTATTTGGGGCTCGCGGACCGCTGGAGAATCGCTGCCGTGATCCGGATCGGATGATCGATCGAACGATTCCGCATGCGCTCAATGCACTAGGTCCAGACAATACTGGCACCGCTCACTAGCGAGCGGCGCCGGCAAATGAATCGCAATTAGATGGTCGATTCTTCCAAGAAAAGCGTTTCGTCGTCGTCGCGTTTTTCGTCTTCATCGTCCAAGCCGAGGAAATAACTTTGGACGGCTTGATCATGGGTAGCAGCCCGGTCAAGCGGCACAGATCGCTGGCTTACAGGCAACTCCGCGCTCGCTTCGCCCTGCGGAGTACTGTTCATGGCGATGTCACCATCCTCTGGAGATTCTCCTTCGCCTTCCCCTTCTGAACTGCCATTAACCGTACCGGAATC comes from the Roseimaritima multifibrata genome and includes:
- a CDS encoding HU family DNA-binding protein yields the protein MTKKDIVRTISEEVGLTQQQTKVIVQKTFDGIVDTLVRERRIELRNFGVFEVKKRAARKARNPRTGHQVEVAEKYVVTFKPGKEMEQRVRDLAEAADLLAAKESEITKSTPFPNPPEST
- a CDS encoding CinA family protein, with the translated sequence MNEAAQALATILAQRNAKIVFAESCTAGLVSATLAAIPGISNYLCGSAVTYREATKAAWLGVSEKQMALETAVCAEVALQMASGVLAKTAEADLAVSITGHLGPGAPEALDGCLYIGVALSERLVGSSVEEGPEQPPRARNQVSRHVLAPMDRIARQQAAARQVLQVAREVLLAIEGKRNCFPGSDEFGQV
- the rph gene encoding ribonuclease PH, with amino-acid sequence MRAANCLRPVEINRQSWGQAPGRVLYQSGETVVLCTASVQSRVPDWMVGKGKGWVTAEYNMLPHSTGSRKNRDRSGKVDGRTTEIQRLIGRSLRAIVDLEALGEHMITVDCDVLQADGGTRTAAITGGYIALVDAIRSVLPEAQIGTPPVIDSVAAVSVGVVDNEIVLDLDYPLDFAAQVDMNVVMTGSGRFVEIQGTGEEATFDDDQLAAMLKLARSGIAELTERQRTALAN
- a CDS encoding NHL repeat-containing protein → MNTNRMIFAVLNMVWLFSAGLIVAEEKKMPKGIQIAKYAPTSGSFPACTHIVFSGKTEIVTANDALFYRTDSKSPFRKSAIHGLKDAHAVVFNPHNQLFYATDTGNHRLITFRDPAVAEVQDSMSSLADVKLVRPHDIVFDESTGWLYSINPDGRQVFRFKEDGKSAGVLDLPSNFRYSRALTIVDGRLYVIGSSAGAVVEVVDFGKQEYKVHNSFEKKKDAPAGSWKSTGLVLNDVDFFDGYWYATSYFCPSYAAGNDCDENKFIRFKTWQDLKNGTWEDLSHRLPPRIVPYYLTPHDDALFIAVFNHEERGVSAGVYQLTTSESE